A stretch of DNA from Candidatus Hydrothermales bacterium:
ATTTTAACTCCCCATCTAACTGAGCTTGTAGGTGCTATAATGGCGGCGCTTATGCTTTATATTGGTGGAGTAATGATTTTTAATTATAAGCTTTTAGCTCCAGATAGGTTTTTTATTTTTATTGCTGCAGCGTTATCTATACTTCAGCCTCTAAAGGGATTAACACTTTCATATGCTAATTTACAGCAGGGAATAACAGCCTTAAATAGAACTTTTGATATTTTAAAAGAGAAAGAAGAAAAAAGTGGTAAAGTTTTGTTTAATGGACTAAAAAAAGGTATAGAGTTTAGGAATGTTTCTTTTTACTATGAAAAGGATAGGTGGGTATTAAGGAACATAAATTTAGTTCTTGAAAAAGGTAAGGTGTATGCCTTTGTGGGTCCGTCAGGGGCGGGAAAATCGACTCTTTTATCGCTTTTGCCGAGGTTTTATGACCCCCAGGAGGGAGAGATATTTATAGATGGAGTAAATTTAAGAGAATTTGACCTTGATTCATTGAGATCAAAGATTGGTGTTGTGACTCAGGATGTTTCTCTTTTTTCGGGGACTATTAGAGATAATCTTTTATATGGGAATCCCGATGCTGGGGAAGATGATTTAAAAAGAGCGTTAGAAATGGCTAATCTTTCGGAGTTTGTGGCAAAGTTGCCTAAGGGAATTGATACTGATATAAAAGAGCTTGGGAAGAGTCTTTCAGGTGGTGAAAGGCAGAGGTTATCTATAGCTAGGGTATTTGTTAAAAATCCTGATATTTTAATTCTTGATGAATTCACTTCACAGCTTGATGCTCATTCAGAGCATTTAATAAAGGAAGCTATTTATAACTTATTTAAGGGGAGAACGGCTCTTGTGATAGCTCATAGGTTATCTACTATTTTGAGGGCAGATGAGATAATTTTGATGGATCAAGGGAAAATTTTAGA
This window harbors:
- a CDS encoding ABC transporter ATP-binding protein, whose product is MKIYIKLFSFFKEHLVLLILTIFFTVLFSLVNGFSITMVSPFVRIIFGGETSSESSIINTFLRVVEKFVLTESKVESVKRLCYILVFIFALKALLGYLSKFLSFLFQERISRDLRNALFSKFLNLPLIYFSKIKTGALVSRFTHDLTIVRYALSEGLIQFFRELLNVSVYLVIAFWASPILTLVSLIIFPFAFLFIQISSKVLRRRAKRAQERMGEIGSRAQEILLNLKIVKSFVRKKEEIEKFKSETERFYKAHVKYERLSILTPHLTELVGAIMAALMLYIGGVMIFNYKLLAPDRFFIFIAAALSILQPLKGLTLSYANLQQGITALNRTFDILKEKEEKSGKVLFNGLKKGIEFRNVSFYYEKDRWVLRNINLVLEKGKVYAFVGPSGAGKSTLLSLLPRFYDPQEGEIFIDGVNLREFDLDSLRSKIGVVTQDVSLFSGTIRDNLLYGNPDAGEDDLKRALEMANLSEFVAKLPKGIDTDIKELGKSLSGGERQRLSIARVFVKNPDILILDEFTSQLDAHSEHLIKEAIYNLFKGRTALVIAHRLSTILRADEIILMDQGKILDRGKHEELLKRSTLYSKLYELQFEKV